The Vagococcus penaei genome includes the window TAAGCAACACCAAATTGTTGCTTTTGAAATGAGTGGTCATGCTGGTTCTGGTCCTTGTGGCTATGATATTGTATGTGCTGCTTGTTCAGCGCTATCAATCAATACTGTTAATAGTATTAGTCAATTGGCTAATTTCGATTTAATTGTAGAGGTTGATGACGGTTATCTTTTTGCAACTTTGCCAGAAGATATAACAAAAGAACAATTGAAAATAAGTCAAATCTTATTATCTAGTTTGCTTATTGGGTTAGATGAAATAGAAAAAGAGTACTCACAATTTATCCAAGTAACTAAAAACTGAGGAGGTGTATCTCATGTTAACAATGAATTTACAATTATTCGCCCACAAAAAAGGTGGAGGTTCAACAACTAACGGTCGTGACTCACAATCAAAACGTTTAGGTGCAAAACGTGCTGACGGTCAAACTGTTTCTGGTGGTTCAATCTTATACCGTCAACGTGGAACAAAAATTTATCCAGGTACTAACGTAGGTCGCGGTGGCGACGATACATTATATGCTAAAGTGGAAGGCGTTGTACGTTTTGAACGTAAAGGACGCGACAAAACTCAAGTTTCTGTTTATCCAGTAGCTAAATAATGATTTTAAAAAAAGCTTAAATTCTTTTTAAATCAAGAATTTAAGCTTTTTTATTTTGTTTTGATTTAAATGCTCTTCATTAGGTTGTACTGTTGAAAAACATTTAGTGATAATGATTAGCACTGATTACATCTTAGAATTTGTTTCCTATAATTAATGGTTCTGTTGCAAAGTTTTCCAATTCTCTTGATGTAGGGTAGAATTAAGAAAAAAAGTTAACTAGGAGCTTTCAAATGACTCATTTTAAGGGGAAACAATTCAAAAAAGACATTATAACGGTAGCCGTTGTCTATTATTTGAGATATAAATTGAGTTATCGGGAAGTTTCAAAAATTATGAGCGACCGTGGAATTAACGTTTGCCACACAACTATCTATCGCTGGGTACAAGAATCCAGTCAAATTATCTACGGTTTATGGAAAAAAAGAAATCAGTCTGTTAACGATTCTTGGCGAATGGATGAAACTTATATTAAAATAAAAGGAAAATGGCATTACTTGTATCGTGCCATCGACTCTTCGGGTTTAACCTTGGATACTTGGTTGAGAAAGAATCGCGATAAACAAGCAGTCTATGCTTTCTTTAAAAGATTAGTCAAACAATTTGGGGAACCTAGAGTTCTTGTGACTGATAAAGCTCCTTCACTAAGGAGCGCGTTTAATCGACTTAAGCTAGAAGGTTTATTTGATAGAACGACTCATCGAACAAGTAAATATTTAAATAATATCATTGAACAAGACCATCGACCGGTTAAGAAGAGACATACATTATATCAGTCCATAAGGACTGCCTCCTCCACGATTAAAGGAATTGAAGCAATACATGCACTGTACAAAACTAGCCAAAGAGACGGAAATCTCTTCGGCTTTTCAGTGATTCACGAAATCAATCAACTACTAGGTATTCCTGCATAAAACTCACGTAAGAAGTAAAAATTAGTTCTAATTTTAAACTTTGCAACAGAACCATTTAAAGAAATAGGTGATATTAATTATGCTTTTAAGAAGGATGAAATTATATATTAAAGTAATGTACGTTTTGGTTGTTGTCTTTATTGTAGCTACTTTATTTTCAATTTATAGACGCGATTGGGTTTGGAGTTTTATTGGAGTTTTAGGTGTTTTTAGCACACTATATAGCGTGAAACAGTTAAAAGAAGCAAGTAATATGTTGAAAGAGGCACTTGATACTGTGAGTGATGAGAAACCAATTTAGAAAAAATTCAGCTATTTATTTAATTGATTATTTTGATGATTTAGTTCACTAATTGAGGACTAATAGTGAAGTCGATTTATTGAGGAATTAATCTATTATTAAAGTTTTTATCTAAGTTCATCATAGTGAGTAATATAATTCATAATGATGAACTTAAACATGTATTTTTTTAAAGTTGCTTTTAATTGGCATTATGTTAGCCTAAGAGTTAAATAACTATGATAAAATGAACGGAATTTTACAAAGGTGGGGTTTGTATTAGGAAAACTTTATTATTCTTATATCTAATATGTTTTAACATTTTTGCTTTTGGATGTGAAAAACAAACAACCAAAATAATGAATAATACGGTTCTGTTATCTAGTAACTTAATGAGTGTACTTATTGGTGATAACTAAAAAAATAACCCTCTAGTTAGTGTAATTACTAGAGGGCAAAATGTTAGGAGTATGTTTGTTAATTCTGACATACTAATTAGAATATACGTCTAAACCTGAATAATTTTTTTTATTTAAATAATTTTTATTGTTTGCCTAATTGTTAAATTTTGAGTAATTAAAATGAATGTTCAGTGATATACATAAGGATTATTTTTTAGTGGATTAGCACATAATTAAGTGAATTTAGGAACTGTTTTGATTTGTAAAGAAAGAAAACGTGGGTATGTTCTGGCTTTGAGACACCTATAAATTTTGATAAAGACTATGTTATAAATAACTTTCTTCTATTATATATTCTGCGATTTGCTTTGTGCTGGTTAAATCAGTTGGCTAGTTATGATGGATTGCTTTTTTTAGTGTTTAATTTAGATTCTCACTTTGTTATAATAGATGCAAGTGTAAAATGTCATTGGAAAGAAGGATGTTAAGTATGTTAAAACGTGTTGAAAATTTGCGAACAAAAATGAAAAAAACTCTCTTGAAGCATTTATTATTACTAACCCATATAATTTACGGTATTTAACAGGATTTACTGGAACGACAGGGATGGCTTTGATTACACTCGAAGAAGCGTATTTTATTACGGATTTTCGTTATACTGAGCAAGCAGCAACACAATGTGAAGGTTACACAATTGAAAAAAATGTTGGACCTATTCTAGATAAAGTATCAGAATTAGTTGATATTTCTGGTGTCGCTAATGTTGCTTTTGAAGAAACTAATGTGACATTCAAACAATTTGTTGAGCTAGAAACGTTAATGGAGCAAGATTTAATACCAATTTCTGGAATGATTGAAGAGTTACGTGAAGTTAAAGATGCTGATGAAATTGCGATCATTAAAGATGCTTGCCATATTGCTGATCAAGCATTTGAACATATTTTAACTTATATCAAACCTGGTCTAACTGAAATACAGGTTGCTAATGAATTAGACTTCTTTATGCGTTCAAAAGGTGCTAGTGGTGTGTCGTTTGAGACAATTGTTGCTAGTGGTTTACGCTCAGCAATGCCTCACGGAGTGGCTAGTGATAAAATCATCGAGCAAGGTGACTTTATTACAATTGATTTTGGATGTTACTACAACGGCTATGTATCTGATATGACACGGACAATTTCACTAGGCGAACCACGTAATAGCCAATTGAAAGATATTTATCAAATCGTTCTTGGTGCTCAAGAAAAAGTTTTAGAAGTAGCTCAAGCTGGCATGACAGGTATTGAGTTGGATGCTGTTGCTCGTGATTACATTTCGGAACATGGTTATGGTGAAGCATTTGGACATTCGACAGGTCATGGTATTGGTTTAGAGATTCACGAAGGACCAAATGTGTCGAAGGTTGCTGAAAAAGCATTTGTTCCTGGAAATGTTATAACCAACGAACCAGGGATTTATTTACCCGGAATTGGTGGCGTTCGAATTGAAGATGATATGTTAGTTACAAAAAATGGCGTAGAACGATTGACACATTCACCAAAAGAGCTTATTATTTTATAGAATATAAGAATGGACTAATTTTTCATATCAAGGTAAGATAGAAGACAAAGAGATACAATCTGTTAGGCGTTCATATGTCTCTCAAAAAAAGTTAAGGAGGATGACACATGGCTGAAAATAAAAATTTAGTATTGAATAATGAAAATCAAGAGGTACAAGGAGATATTGTAGTAGCTCCTGAAGTACTGGAAGTCATCGTCGGTATTGCTGCGTCAAAAGTAAAAGGTGTTTACACAATGCGTGGTAATTTAGCGTCTAATGTGACTGAGTTATTTGGTGGTTCCGTTCATGATAAAGGTGTTACTTTACGCAATGAAAATGGTAATATTATGATTGATTTATACTGCTATTTGAATTATGGCGTATCGGTACCTAAAGTGGCTATTGATATGCAAGAAAAAGTGAAGCAACAAGTTCTTTACATGACAGATTTAGAGTTGTCTGAAGTGAATGTACACGTAGTCGGTATCATTCCTGAAAAAACAATATTGCCTGATTTAGATGAGTTATTTGGTTCGGAAGACGAGGAAGAATAAAATTGGATTTTACAAGACATCAATTAAGACAGTTAGCGTTTCAAAGTATTTTTATTCAGTTGTTCGATGAGGAGTTAACTGCAGAGTTAGCTATTGAGCGTGCTTTAGAGCTTTATCCTAGACAAATGACTGATGAACAAGATGTGCCAGCCTATTTGACTCAGGTCGTTTTAGGTGTGTCAGAGCAAGAAGAAATCATCGATGCAACGATTACGAAACACTTGAAAAAGTGGAAAATTAATCGAATTGCGCGAACTGATTTATCAATTTTACGTTTAGCCGTTTATGAAATGCTTTATTTGGATGAATTACCAGCTAAAGTTTCATTAAATGAAGCTCTCGAGTTAACAAAAGAGTTTAGTGATGATGAGTCACGTCGTTTTGTGAATGGAGTCCTATCTGCTGTTATGTTAGAGGCAGAAGAAAAATAATGTCGAATCGTGTATGCCGCAGTGGTGTGCACGATTTTTATTTATCTAGAAGGTAAGTTAGATTAGAATATGATAGAATAATAGCATGATATTTTAAATGGAGGGGTTTTAGAATGGCAATCATTATGAATGGTCGGCAATTAGCTGACCAATTACAAGATAAATTAGCTACAGAAGTGAATAACTGGCGGGCTAAAGGGTTGCGGTTACCAACGTTAGCCGTTATTTTAGTTGGAGATGACCCAGCAAGTCATGTTTATGTAAAAAATAAAGAAAAAGCTGTAGCGAAAATAGGATTTCATTCTATCGTTAAAAGACTACCCAAGGAAACAACTGAGGCTGAGTTGTTAGAACAAGTGCAAACATATAATCTTGATCAAGCAATTGATGGGATTCTAGTTCAATTACCATTGCCTGAACATATTGATGAAGAAAAAGTTTTGTTAGCAATTGATGCTAAAAAAGATGTGGATGGTTTTCATCCTTTAAATATGGGAAAATTATTTATTGGTAAACCAGATAAAATCGCTTGTACACCATACGGTATCATAACATTATTAAAAGCATATGATATTAAAATAGAAGGAAAACAAGTTGTTGTGGTTGGTCGGAGTAATATTGTAGGTAAACCAATGGCTCAATTGATGTTAATGGAACATGGTACCGTCACCTTAACACATTCTCGAACGAAGAATTTACAAGAATTAACGCAGACAGCTGATATTTTAGTTGTGGCGATTGGTAGAGGTGAGCTAATTACAGCTGATTACGTTAAACCAGGAGCTATTGTAATTGATGTAGGAATGAATCGTAATGAGTCTGGTAAGTTAGTCGGTGATGTTGATTTTGCTTCTGTGGAACCCGTTGCTAGTTTTATTACGCCTGTTCCTGGTGGCGTAGGTCCGATGACAATTACTATGTTAATGGAACAGACAATGGCTAATGGCAGGCTAGCACATTTAGAAGGTGAGTAACATGGAACAAAAAGATTATTTAACAGTTACTGCGTTAACGAAGTACCTGAAACGAAAATTTGACGCTGACCCTTATCTTGAACGTGTTTTTCTAACAGGAGAAATATCTAATTTTCGGTTTAGAGCAAATTCACATCAATATTTTAGCCTAAAGGATGATCGAGCTAAAATATCTGCAGTGATGTTTAAATCAGCAATGTCTCAATTAAAATTCAAACCTGAAGAAGGTATGAAGGTTTTAGTGGTTGGTCGTATTTCTTTATATGAAGCGAGCGGTAATTATCAAATTTATGTGGAACATATGGAACCTGATGGCAAAGGAGCACTTTATCAAGCTCTTGAACAACGGAAAGAAGCGCTGACTGCTGAAGGTTTATTTAAAGCTGATTTCAAGCAATTATTACCAAATTATCCTAAGCGTATTGCTGTAATCACAAGTGCAAGTGGTGCTGTTATTAGAGATATCATTACCACTATTCAAAGACGCTATCCAATTGTGCAGCTTGTATTATTTCCGACTGTTGTTCAAGGAGATAAGGCAGCAGCAGATATCGTGAGACAAATTAAGCAAGCGGATAGTCGAGATTTTGATACAATGATTGTCGGTCGTGGTGGGGGTTCGATTGAAGACTTATGGCCCTTTAACGAAGAAGCTGTTGTCCGCGCAATTTTTGAAGCAAAAACGCCAATTATTTCTTCTGTTGGTCATGAAACAGATGTCACATTAGCCGATTTGGTGGCTGATGTGCGAGCTGCTACTCCAACTGCAGCGGCCGAATTAGCTGTACCAGTATTATCAGACGAATTAGTCAAAATTCATGATAAGAAAATGCGCTTGTATCAAGCATTTAAACGCTTGATGCAAGTACAACAACATCGTCTTGATCGAGTGCATTCTTCTTTTGTCTTTAAACAGCCACAACGCTTATATGAGCCATATGCTTTAAAAGTAGATGAATTAGTGACACGTATGGACAAACAACTTGCACAACAAGTTAAGCAAGAGACACAAGTATTTAACCAGTTAACCCAGAGATTATGGCGGTATACGCCACAGAATCGTATTCAACAATTAATACAAACTAATACGTATTTAGATGAACGATTACGATCAGCGATGACAACTTATATTGTGTCACAACGTGAGCGATTTACTGATTTAATTAATCAATTAGATATATTAAGTCCGTTAAGAACCATGAAGCGTGGATATTCATATGTTGTATTTGATGAGCAAGTAATCTCTAGTGTAACTCAGATAGCGAAAGATAGTGATATTCGTGTAGTAATGAGTGATGGTGAGGTTATTGCCAAAGTAAATAAAATTGAAGAGAAAGAGATGAATGACTAAATGGCAAATAAAAAAAAGACCTTTGAAGAATCTTTAGGGGAATTGGAAAAAATTGTTCAACGCCTTGAAACGGGTGATGTACCATTAGAAGAAGCATTAGCTCAGTTTAAAGAAGGTATTGAGTTGAGTCAACTATGTCAAAAGACCCTAAGTGAGGCTGAAACAACTTTAACTAAAATGATGACAACTGATGGTGAAGAAGTAAATTTTGACACTGAAGGAGCCTAGGTGATGACTTTTAGAGAATTTTCAAAACAACAAGTTCCACGAATTGATGATACTATGATTCACTTTTTAACAGAAACAACAACAGAAAAAAACTTGTTAGAGTCTATGGTTTACTCAATTCAAGCAGGCGGTAAACGATTTCGCCCATTATTGTTATTAGCAACAATTGATTTTTTGGGCGAACCTCTAAAAAATGGTGCGTATCAAGTTGCTTCTGCTTTAGAAATGGTTCACTGCTATTCTTTAATTCATGATGATCTACCAGCTATGGATGATGATTCATTACGTCGAGGTAAACCGACTAATCATAAAGTATTTGGTGAGGCAACGGCAATTCTTGCAGGGGATGGTCTATTAACTGAAGCTTTCCATCTAGTTGCGAAGAGTGATTTAACTGCTGATATAAAAAATCAGTTATTGGGTGATTTAGCAAAAGCGAGTGGAACTCATGGAATGATAGCAGGACAAATGCTAGATATCTCAAATGAAAATAAAAAGATTAGTTTATCTGAATTAAAGCAAATGCACGGTCGTAAAACAGGTGCGTTAATCGAATTTGCAGTTTCTGCTGGTAGCCAACTAGGAAGTGCACCAGTTGCTGTCAAGGAACACTTGAAAGTTTTTGCCGAAGCAGTTGGAATTGCTTTTCAAATTCGTGATGATTTGCTTGATGTGATTGGTGACGAGACAGTAATTGGCAAAAAAATTGGTGCAGATGCGAAGTTAAATAAGAGTACTTACGTATCTTTATTAGGATTAGAAGGTGCAGAACACTCTTTTCAACAAACTTGTACTCTTGCACAGGGTTCTTTGCAAGAGGCAAAAAAACTAATGGGTATAACTCAGCAAACGATTTTAGAAATGATATTAGAAGAATTGATGGTAATAGATAAATGAGTGAAAAAATAAAAAAAGAACGTATTGATGTGCTAGTTACGCAACAAGGATTAACAGAAACACGAGAACAGGCCAAGCGTGCGATTATGGCAGGATTGGTTTATGATATGAATAATCTACGTTATGACAAGCCTGGTGAAAAGATACCTCAAAATACTGAGTTAAAAATCAAAGGACACACATTACCTTATGTCTCAAGAGGTGGCTTAAAGTTGGAAAAAGCCATTAAAGCTTTTGGTATTGATTTTACTAATAAAATTTTACTTGATATAGGGTCATCAACTGGAGGGTTTACAGACTGTGCTTTACAAAATGGTGCAAAAATGAGTTATGCACTAGACGTAGGGTCTAATCAATTAGCTTGGAAGCTCCGACAAGATCCTCGTGTTGAAGTGATGGAAAAAACGAATTTTCGTTATGCTAAGCGCGATGATTTTAAATTAGGGCAACCGATGATTGCTTCTATTGATGTATCTTTTATTTCATTAAAATTAATTTTACCAGCTTTAAAAGACATCTTGGCATCTGATGGCGAGGTTGTTGCGTTAATTAAACCACAATTTGAAGCTGGACGTGAGCAAGTAGGTAAGAAAGGAATCATTCGCGATAAAAAAATTCATTTGGCTGTTTTACAGCAGGTTCTAGGTTTTATGACGTCATTTGGGTATGACATTGTTGCATTAGATTATTCACCAATCACAGGTGGAGATGGTAACATTGAATTTTTAGCTTACTTAAAACCTGTCTCAGCTATCGGAATGTACCGCTTTGAGCAAACACCGGAAGAGGTAGTTAATTCAGCTCATCTGCAGCTCACTCATCAAAATAAGACGACTAATCACATTAATTAAAGTAGGTGAAAGGTATGATTCAGGAATTATCTGTACAGGACTTTGCAATTATTTCAAGTTTAACGATTCAATTTAAGGGTGGTATGACCGTCCTAACAGGTGAAACTGGTGCTGGTAAATCAATTATTATCGATGCCATGGGATTATTGGTAGGTGGTCGTGGCTCCAGTGATTTTATTCGCGATGGGACGGAACGGTGCCGAATTGAAGGAGCATTTTATGTTGAAAACCAATTGCCTATTAAAGCATATCTCACAGAAATTGGTGTCGACATGCCGGACGAATTACTAATTTTACAACGTGAAATTTTTAGAACTGGTCGTAATATTTGCCGAATCAATGGTCAACTCGTCAATACGAAGATTCTACGTGAAGTAGGGCACCGTTTAGTTGATATTCATGGTCAAAACGAGCATCAAGAATTGATGGATGCCACGCAGCATTTAGGACTACTGGATGATTTTGATAAGTCAATGTTACAACCATTATTGGCAAATTATCAGGATCTCTATCAACAATATATGCATGTTAGTCAACAGATTGATTCCTATCAGACTCATGAAAAAGAGTTTGCGCAACGTATGGACATGCTACAGTTTCAATTTGATGAGATAGGGACGGCCAATCTTGAGGTTGATGAAGATACACGCTTACTGGAAGAACGTAGTAAACTGATGAATTACCAAAAAATTGTGCAGACCCTTAGTAGTAGCTATGATGCTCTAGAAGGTGAAGGTGCGCAAACGCTTGATTTAGTTGGTCGTGTCATGACAAATCTCGAACAAATCGAATCACTAGATACAGACTATGCTGAAACAACTGAATTAGTCCGTAATGCGTATTATTTACTGCAGGAAGCAGCTGGTAGACTATCTAGTCATTTAGATGTGTTAGAGATGGATGATGGCAGATTAGATGAAGTTGAAACAAGATTAGATACTATTCGTCAGTTGAAACGTAAATATGGGGAACAAATTACCGATATTTTAGCTTATTTTGATAGTATTAAACAAGAACTTGAGTTGACGACTACTGACACAATACAGCTAGACGAATTATTTCAGTTAAAAGAACATTTATTTGGCGAATTAACTGTAGCCGCTGATAAATTAACCAATGAACGAAAAAAAGTCGCTCAGCGCTTAGAAAAAGCAATTTTGGAGCAATTAAAAGGTTTATATATGGAAAACACACAATTTAAAGTACACTTTCAACTGACAACTCCAAAGTTTACTCGCTTAGGGCAAGATAAAATTGAATTTTATATTTCAACCAATATTGGAGAAGCATTAAAACCCTTAGCTAAAGTTGCATCTGGAGGTGAACTGTCCCGATTGATGTTAGCACTTAAGACAATTTTTTCTCAAACTCAAGCAATTACGAGTATTATCTTTGATGAAGTTGATACTGGAGTTAGTGGTCGTGTCGCACAGTCAATTGCAGAAAAAATTCATCAAATTGGTGAAAATTCACAAGTTCTATGTATTACTCACTTACCACAAGTCGCTGCCGAAGCTGACACACAGTATTTTATTGAAAAGCGTGTGGTTGATGACCGAACAGAAACGCATGTTAGAGAATTGAATAATGATGGTAGAGTAAAAGAAATTGCACGTATGTTAGCGGGAAGTGAAGTGACTTCTTTAACCTTACAGCATGCAAAAGAGTTATTAAAATTAGCGCATGATTAAAAAAGCAATCAGTAACTTTGTATCTAAAGTTAGGCACAAAGTTACTGATTGCTTTTTAAGTTATAATTTTAACCGAATGGTCCTAAAACAGTGAAAACAGCTCCGCCAATTATTGCTAACAACATAATCCAAACAACAACTTTTGTGATTTTGCTAAAAGTACTTGGTTGTTTATCCATAATAATAACACGTCCTTCTTACTTTTGTTAAAGCCAGTTTACAATAAATTGTTACATAAATTCAAGTCTCTAGACTATTTTTAAAGAATTACTAAGCATTTTCAGAAAAAAATTGAAGAGAAAGATAAACTATCATATAATAATAACAGAAAAGCTTTATTAATCATATGCTTTATGGTAGTGATTGAAAGGAATTATTAAAATTATGAAGACAATTAGTGAATTCACATTACTTTGGTATATTATACCCATAGCTTTGTTTATATTGTTTAAACATTTTGGTAAAAAATATCAAATAGAGAGAAAATATGGTATTCGGACACCGGATTTAGTGACACCATTTTTGTTACTCAGTGTCCATTATATTTCGTTAAATTCTTTAGATGAAAGCTTTTTTCCTTATGTGACTTTAATGTTATTATTAATTGCCATGTTAGTTGGAGTTTTTCAAGTATACCAATTCAAAGAGCTCAATCTTAAAAAATTTTTAAAGATGTTTTGGCGTATTACCTTTTTAATTAGTTTTTTCTTATACTTAGTACTGATGATTGTTAGTATTATTTTGGCATTGAAATAATTATTTTTGTTGATTTATGAATTGATAATTCTATTTATTAAACAATCTTTTAACGAAAAAAACTACTAGATAATGTGGTAGAATGTGGGGGAATGTGGTAGACTATTCTTATTGAGTGGTGGATTGAGGTGACGTTTAATGTTTATGGGAGAATTTCAGCATAACATAGACTCGAAAGGACGTCTTATTATTCCAGTTAAATTACGTGAAGATTTAGGTCAACGTTTTATTTTAACTAGAGGAATGGATGGCTGTCTATTTGGTTACCCTTTAGAAGAATGGACCACTTTAGAAAAAAAAATACAAGAAATGCCATTATCAAAAAAAGAAGCTAGAACATTTGTCCGTTTTTTTTATTCTGCAGCTGCAGAGTGTGAACTAGATAAGAATGGACGGATTATTATTCCAAGTAATTTAAGAGAATATGCCAAATTAACCAAAGAGTGTCGTGTTATCGGTGTGGCTAATCGCATTGAATTATGGTCTGAAGAACGTTGGATGGCTTTTTCGGTAGAGGCAGAAGAAAATTTTGATGCTATTGCCGAAAGTATGATTGATTTTGGATTTTAAAAATAGCTAGAGAGTGAGAATGTTATGGCAGAAGTATTTAAGCATACAACCGTTTTATTAAAAGAAACCGTCGATGGCTTGGCCATTAAACCTAATGGAACATATGTGGATTGTACATTAGGTGGAGCGGGACATAGTGATTATTTACTTTCTCAGTTAAATGAGGAAGGGCATTTGTATGCATTTGACCAAGACTCAGAGGCTATCAAACATGCCAAAGTTAAATTGGCATCATATATTGAAAAAGATATGGTGACATTTATTCCAGCAAATTTTAGATACTTACAAGTAGAATTATTAAAATACGACGTCCATCATGTTGATGGTATCTTATATGATTTAGGTGTATCATCGCCACAATTAGATGAAGCGGAACGAGGATTTAGTTATCATCAAGATGCGCCTTTAGATATGCGTATGGATCAAACCGCACCACTAACTGCGAGAGATGTCGTTAATGATTATGACTATCATAAATTAGTTAAAATATTTTATCGATATGGTGAAGAAAAATTTTCTAAACAAATTGCACGATTGATTGAAAAAAAGAGAGAAACTGAGCCGATTGAAACCACTGGACAGTTGGTAGAGATTATTAAAGAAGCGATTCCGGCACCTGCTAGAAGAAAAGGTGGACATCCCGCAAAAAGAATTTTTCAAGCCATTCGGATTGAAGTTAATAGTGAACTCGATGTGATTAATGAATCACTTGAACAGGCTATTGACCTACTAAATGCTGATGGACGTTTAAGTGTGATAACGTTCCACTCTTTAGAAGATAAAATAGTCAAAAATATTTTTAAAGAATACAGCCAAGCTCATCCTGATTTACCACCTGGATTACCTATTATTCCCGATGAATATCAGCCAATCTTAAAATTGGTTAACCGTAAACCGATTTTAGCTTCTGAAGCTGAGTTAGCTGAAAATAATCGGTCACGCAGTGCTAAGTTACGGATTGCTGAAAAAATAACTTCAGAAAGGATGGTCTAGAATGTCTGTTCCTAATAGAGAAAAATTTTATTTAGAAGAATATGAACCTCCTAAACCATCCGCTAAAGATAAATTAATGTTAGCACCACTGCCGGAAATGGTACCAACGAGTAAATTAAAAAAAGTGAGTTTGCTAGAAAAAGTTGTGTTTATTAGTTTCATAGTGACACTTTTATGTTTATCAGTCGCAACGATTAAACTAACCACAGCAATTAATCGTGAAGAAGAAGCGATTACGACAATGCAACAAGACACTGTTCAAGCCAAAAAAGATATTAATCGACTAGAACAGGAACGTAACGAATTGCTAAGACAAGATAGAGTAAAAGGGATCGCAAATGACGCGGGTATTAAATTACACGAAGATAATATAAGGACGATTCGATAATGATTAATAAAATTAAAAAATTCTTTATTCAACTAAATAAAAAAATACAATCTAAAAACTTAACTCCTGCTCGAAATCGAAAAAAAGTTGGAGTTATTTTGTGTTACACGGCAATATTTGTTTTTAGTCTATTTACATTAAGGTTTATGTATATCATTACGGTAGGTAGAGTAGGGTCAACTAGTTTAGATAAAGAACGTCAGAGTTTGTATCAAGGGAGTAGCGTTATTAAAGCAAAAAGGGGTACCATTTTTGATCGAAATGGTATAGCTATTGCTGAAGATGCTACTTCTTAT containing:
- a CDS encoding polyprenyl synthetase family protein, giving the protein MMTFREFSKQQVPRIDDTMIHFLTETTTEKNLLESMVYSIQAGGKRFRPLLLLATIDFLGEPLKNGAYQVASALEMVHCYSLIHDDLPAMDDDSLRRGKPTNHKVFGEATAILAGDGLLTEAFHLVAKSDLTADIKNQLLGDLAKASGTHGMIAGQMLDISNENKKISLSELKQMHGRKTGALIEFAVSAGSQLGSAPVAVKEHLKVFAEAVGIAFQIRDDLLDVIGDETVIGKKIGADAKLNKSTYVSLLGLEGAEHSFQQTCTLAQGSLQEAKKLMGITQQTILEMILEELMVIDK
- a CDS encoding TlyA family RNA methyltransferase, encoding MKKERIDVLVTQQGLTETREQAKRAIMAGLVYDMNNLRYDKPGEKIPQNTELKIKGHTLPYVSRGGLKLEKAIKAFGIDFTNKILLDIGSSTGGFTDCALQNGAKMSYALDVGSNQLAWKLRQDPRVEVMEKTNFRYAKRDDFKLGQPMIASIDVSFISLKLILPALKDILASDGEVVALIKPQFEAGREQVGKKGIIRDKKIHLAVLQQVLGFMTSFGYDIVALDYSPITGGDGNIEFLAYLKPVSAIGMYRFEQTPEEVVNSAHLQLTHQNKTTNHIN
- the recN gene encoding DNA repair protein RecN, which codes for MIQELSVQDFAIISSLTIQFKGGMTVLTGETGAGKSIIIDAMGLLVGGRGSSDFIRDGTERCRIEGAFYVENQLPIKAYLTEIGVDMPDELLILQREIFRTGRNICRINGQLVNTKILREVGHRLVDIHGQNEHQELMDATQHLGLLDDFDKSMLQPLLANYQDLYQQYMHVSQQIDSYQTHEKEFAQRMDMLQFQFDEIGTANLEVDEDTRLLEERSKLMNYQKIVQTLSSSYDALEGEGAQTLDLVGRVMTNLEQIESLDTDYAETTELVRNAYYLLQEAAGRLSSHLDVLEMDDGRLDEVETRLDTIRQLKRKYGEQITDILAYFDSIKQELELTTTDTIQLDELFQLKEHLFGELTVAADKLTNERKKVAQRLEKAILEQLKGLYMENTQFKVHFQLTTPKFTRLGQDKIEFYISTNIGEALKPLAKVASGGELSRLMLALKTIFSQTQAITSIIFDEVDTGVSGRVAQSIAEKIHQIGENSQVLCITHLPQVAAEADTQYFIEKRVVDDRTETHVRELNNDGRVKEIARMLAGSEVTSLTLQHAKELLKLAHD
- a CDS encoding DUF4044 domain-containing protein; this encodes MDKQPSTFSKITKVVVWIMLLAIIGGAVFTVLGPFG
- a CDS encoding DUF3397 domain-containing protein, whose amino-acid sequence is MKTISEFTLLWYIIPIALFILFKHFGKKYQIERKYGIRTPDLVTPFLLLSVHYISLNSLDESFFPYVTLMLLLIAMLVGVFQVYQFKELNLKKFLKMFWRITFLISFFLYLVLMIVSIILALK
- the mraZ gene encoding division/cell wall cluster transcriptional repressor MraZ, whose product is MFMGEFQHNIDSKGRLIIPVKLREDLGQRFILTRGMDGCLFGYPLEEWTTLEKKIQEMPLSKKEARTFVRFFYSAAAECELDKNGRIIIPSNLREYAKLTKECRVIGVANRIELWSEERWMAFSVEAEENFDAIAESMIDFGF
- the rsmH gene encoding 16S rRNA (cytosine(1402)-N(4))-methyltransferase RsmH produces the protein MAEVFKHTTVLLKETVDGLAIKPNGTYVDCTLGGAGHSDYLLSQLNEEGHLYAFDQDSEAIKHAKVKLASYIEKDMVTFIPANFRYLQVELLKYDVHHVDGILYDLGVSSPQLDEAERGFSYHQDAPLDMRMDQTAPLTARDVVNDYDYHKLVKIFYRYGEEKFSKQIARLIEKKRETEPIETTGQLVEIIKEAIPAPARRKGGHPAKRIFQAIRIEVNSELDVINESLEQAIDLLNADGRLSVITFHSLEDKIVKNIFKEYSQAHPDLPPGLPIIPDEYQPILKLVNRKPILASEAELAENNRSRSAKLRIAEKITSERMV
- the ftsL gene encoding cell division protein FtsL; protein product: MSVPNREKFYLEEYEPPKPSAKDKLMLAPLPEMVPTSKLKKVSLLEKVVFISFIVTLLCLSVATIKLTTAINREEEAITTMQQDTVQAKKDINRLEQERNELLRQDRVKGIANDAGIKLHEDNIRTIR